In Senegalia massiliensis, one genomic interval encodes:
- a CDS encoding Holliday junction resolvase RecU — protein MGIHRGDTFEEYINYSNIAYQRKKIALVQKISTPVKVLKRKGNKIVNGYFEQKSTLDFIGVYDELPISFDAKETKENRFPLKNIHQHQIEFMESWNLNGGRAFILVSFKSKDKVFRLEFDDLIFHWATWEENKGKRGFASIPYSFFEDDCQEIVSRNGILLDYLEGLK, from the coding sequence TTGGGAATTCATAGAGGAGATACGTTTGAAGAATATATAAACTATTCTAATATAGCTTATCAAAGAAAAAAGATAGCATTGGTACAAAAGATATCTACTCCAGTAAAAGTTTTAAAGAGAAAAGGAAATAAAATAGTAAATGGTTATTTTGAACAAAAAAGCACCTTAGACTTTATAGGAGTATATGATGAATTACCTATATCTTTTGATGCTAAAGAAACTAAAGAGAATAGATTTCCTTTGAAAAATATACATCAACATCAAATAGAATTTATGGAAAGTTGGAATTTAAATGGAGGACGAGCTTTTATATTAGTATCATTTAAAAGTAAAGATAAGGTCTTTAGATTAGAATTTGATGATTTAATTTTTCACTGGGCAACGTGGGAAGAAAATAAAGGAAAGAGAGGTTTTGCAAGTATTCCATACAGTTTTTTTGAAGATGATTGTCAAGAAATAGTTTCAAGAAATGGAATATTATTAGACTACTTGGAGGGATTGAAATGA